Proteins from one Diprion similis isolate iyDipSimi1 chromosome 3, iyDipSimi1.1, whole genome shotgun sequence genomic window:
- the LOC124404304 gene encoding ATP-binding cassette sub-family G member 1-like isoform X2, which produces MNSVQPVEGGTCPILRLDDDGKLLDVEAGNPSTSRLVIEFANLSYAVDCGTGSQKQKEILCSVTGHFRPGRLTAIIGPSGAGKTTLLSIISGLRVPKLKGTITINGVERNREVFRRQVCYIPQDFALLPLLTVRETLQIAADLKLGSPHTDAYRRRAVIDIASKLGLLPSLDTAAGNLSGGERKRLSIGVELITNPPVMLLDEPTSGLDSAASGQVIALLHSLAEAGRTVVCTVHQPGSHMISLFDDIVVLSRGQIMYCGSRYDILDTFAKAGHACPQLCNLAEFVLEVVSTHKENLTRLREVSKEKYEATRFQLESTRATPVKHQASNGSGLPPGYFNEDEEDEISPMRLYPVSQCKQFFILFKRAMICTRRDNMLTRLRIVAHVMVGLLVGIVFYDFGSDAARFQSNNACIFTCLLFLFFGNAMPAVQMFPIEAAVFLREHMNNWYSLQSYYIAKVLADIQVQVLCPTCFLIFAYWLTGQPLEFDRIWRVWLICVLVTMLAQSFGIAAGAACGSQKPTVRGLKVLFHTLSASLVLRQPRTSQLTLIRVINRGIEQRNLK; this is translated from the exons ATGAACTCTGTGCAGCCGGTTGAAGGTGGTACCTGTCCGATTTTGAGGCTTGATGACGACGGCAAGTTGCTGGATGTTGAGGCCGGCAACCCGTCGACCTCCAGACTTGTCATCGAATTCGCTAATTTGAGCTACGCGGTTGATTGTGGCACAG GTTCTCAGAAGCAGAAGGAAATTCTTTGCTCAGTAACCGGACATTTTCGACCTGGTCGTTTAACCGCCATCATCGGGCCTTCAGGTGCTGGGAAGACTACGCTCTTGAGCATAATTTCTGGCCTAAGAGTCCCTAAACTCAAGGGAACGATTACAATTAATGGCGTCGAGAGAAACAGGGAAGTCTTTCGAAGACAGGTTTGCTACATACCGCAGGATTTTGCACTATTGCCCTTGCTTACGGTACGCGAGACTCTCCAAATCGCTGCTGACCTGAAACTTGGATCTCCTCATACGGACGCCTATAGAAGACGTGCG GTAATCGATATTGCTAGCAAGCTGGGACTTTTACCAAGTTTAGATACAGCTGCAGGTAATCTGAGCGGTGGTGAACGAAAAAGACTGTCCATTGGAGTAGAGTTGATAACTAACCCACCCGTAATGCTGTTAGATGAACCTACGAGCGGATTAGATAGCGCAGCATCAGGCCAG GTGATTGCCCTGCTGCACTCACTTGCCGAGGCAGGTCGGACTGTGGTTTGCACCGTCCACCAGCCTGGCAGTCACATGATATCCTTGTTCGATGACATCGTCGTCTTGTCTCGGGGACAAATAATGTACTGTGGATCGCGATACGACATTCTCGATACCTTTGCAAAGGCTGGTCATGCTTGTCCTCAGCTCTGCAACCTCGCCGAATTCG TACTGGAAGTAGTTTCAACACACAAGGAAAATTTGACAAGATTGCGAGAAGTCAGTAAGGAGAAATATGAGGCAACAAGATTTCAACTGGAATCTACTCGTGCTACTCCAGTCA AACACCAAGCATCGAATGGCTCCGGGCTACCGCCAGGTTATTTTaacgaggatgaggaggatgaAATTTCGCCGATGAGGCTTTATCCAGTGTCCCAGTGCAAGCAATTCTTCATCCTTTTCAAAAGAGCGATGATCTGTACACGAAGAGACAAT ATGTTAACAAGACTCAGAATCGTTGCTCATGTGATGGTCGGACTTCTGGTTGGCATTGTATTCTATGACTTTGGTAGCGACGCTGCCAGATTCCAAAGCAACAACGCTTGCATTTTTACTTGTCtgttgtttttgttcttcGGTAACGCCATGCCAGCTGTACAGATGT TTCCAATCGAAGCTGCAGTATTTCTCCGAGAACACATGAACAACTGGTACTCCTTGCAATCGTACTATATAGCAAAAGTTTTAGCAGATATTCAAGTGCAG GTCCTCTGTCCAACCTGCTTTCTCATCTTTGCCTATTGGCTAACGGGGCAGCCCCTTGAATTCGACCGGATATGGCGTGTCTGGCTCATCTGTGTTCTGGTGACAATGCTCGCCCAGTCTTTTGGCATTGCTGCTGGAGCTGCTTGCGGCTCACAG AAACCTACTGTACGTGGGTTAAAAGTGCTATTTCACACTTTATCAGCGTCGCTGGTACTCAGACAGCCGCGAACGTCTCAATTGACGTTAATCAGGGTTATAAATAGAGGAATCGAGcagcgaaatttgaaatag
- the LOC124404304 gene encoding ATP-binding cassette sub-family G member 1-like isoform X3: MNSVQPVEGGTCPILRLDDDGKLLDVEAGNPSTSRLVIEFANLSYAVDCGTGSQKQKEILCSVTGHFRPGRLTAIIGPSGAGKTTLLSIISGLRVPKLKGTITINGVERNREVFRRQVCYIPQDFALLPLLTVRETLQIAADLKLGSPHTDAYRRRAVIDIASKLGLLPSLDTAAGNLSGGERKRLSIGVELITNPPVMLLDEPTSGLDSAASGQVIALLHSLAEAGRTVVCTVHQPGSHMISLFDDIVVLSRGQIMYCGSRYDILDTFAKAGHACPQLCNLAEFVLEVVSTHKENLTRLREVSKEKYEATRFQLESTRATPVKHQASNGSGLPPGYFNEDEEDEISPMRLYPVSQCKQFFILFKRAMICTRRDNMLTRLRIVAHVMVGLLVGIVFYDFGSDAARFQSNNACIFTCLLFLFFGNAMPAVQMFPIEAAVFLREHMNNWYSLQSYYIAKVLADIQVQVLCPTCFLIFAYWLTGQPLEFDRIWRVWLICVLVTMLAQSFGIAAGAACGSQRRWYSDSRERLN, from the exons ATGAACTCTGTGCAGCCGGTTGAAGGTGGTACCTGTCCGATTTTGAGGCTTGATGACGACGGCAAGTTGCTGGATGTTGAGGCCGGCAACCCGTCGACCTCCAGACTTGTCATCGAATTCGCTAATTTGAGCTACGCGGTTGATTGTGGCACAG GTTCTCAGAAGCAGAAGGAAATTCTTTGCTCAGTAACCGGACATTTTCGACCTGGTCGTTTAACCGCCATCATCGGGCCTTCAGGTGCTGGGAAGACTACGCTCTTGAGCATAATTTCTGGCCTAAGAGTCCCTAAACTCAAGGGAACGATTACAATTAATGGCGTCGAGAGAAACAGGGAAGTCTTTCGAAGACAGGTTTGCTACATACCGCAGGATTTTGCACTATTGCCCTTGCTTACGGTACGCGAGACTCTCCAAATCGCTGCTGACCTGAAACTTGGATCTCCTCATACGGACGCCTATAGAAGACGTGCG GTAATCGATATTGCTAGCAAGCTGGGACTTTTACCAAGTTTAGATACAGCTGCAGGTAATCTGAGCGGTGGTGAACGAAAAAGACTGTCCATTGGAGTAGAGTTGATAACTAACCCACCCGTAATGCTGTTAGATGAACCTACGAGCGGATTAGATAGCGCAGCATCAGGCCAG GTGATTGCCCTGCTGCACTCACTTGCCGAGGCAGGTCGGACTGTGGTTTGCACCGTCCACCAGCCTGGCAGTCACATGATATCCTTGTTCGATGACATCGTCGTCTTGTCTCGGGGACAAATAATGTACTGTGGATCGCGATACGACATTCTCGATACCTTTGCAAAGGCTGGTCATGCTTGTCCTCAGCTCTGCAACCTCGCCGAATTCG TACTGGAAGTAGTTTCAACACACAAGGAAAATTTGACAAGATTGCGAGAAGTCAGTAAGGAGAAATATGAGGCAACAAGATTTCAACTGGAATCTACTCGTGCTACTCCAGTCA AACACCAAGCATCGAATGGCTCCGGGCTACCGCCAGGTTATTTTaacgaggatgaggaggatgaAATTTCGCCGATGAGGCTTTATCCAGTGTCCCAGTGCAAGCAATTCTTCATCCTTTTCAAAAGAGCGATGATCTGTACACGAAGAGACAAT ATGTTAACAAGACTCAGAATCGTTGCTCATGTGATGGTCGGACTTCTGGTTGGCATTGTATTCTATGACTTTGGTAGCGACGCTGCCAGATTCCAAAGCAACAACGCTTGCATTTTTACTTGTCtgttgtttttgttcttcGGTAACGCCATGCCAGCTGTACAGATGT TTCCAATCGAAGCTGCAGTATTTCTCCGAGAACACATGAACAACTGGTACTCCTTGCAATCGTACTATATAGCAAAAGTTTTAGCAGATATTCAAGTGCAG GTCCTCTGTCCAACCTGCTTTCTCATCTTTGCCTATTGGCTAACGGGGCAGCCCCTTGAATTCGACCGGATATGGCGTGTCTGGCTCATCTGTGTTCTGGTGACAATGCTCGCCCAGTCTTTTGGCATTGCTGCTGGAGCTGCTTGCGGCTCACAG CGTCGCTGGTACTCAGACAGCCGCGAACGTCTCAATTGA
- the LOC124404304 gene encoding ATP-binding cassette sub-family G member 1-like isoform X4: MNSVQPVEGGTCPILRLDDDGKLLDVEAGNPSTSRLVIEFANLSYAVDCGTGSQKQKEILCSVTGHFRPGRLTAIIGPSGAGKTTLLSIISGLRVPKLKGTITINGVERNREVFRRQVCYIPQDFALLPLLTVRETLQIAADLKLGSPHTDAYRRRAVIDIASKLGLLPSLDTAAGNLSGGERKRLSIGVELITNPPVMLLDEPTSGLDSAASGQVIALLHSLAEAGRTVVCTVHQPGSHMISLFDDIVVLSRGQIMYCGSRYDILDTFAKAGHACPQLCNLAEFVLEVVSTHKENLTRLREVSKEKYEATRFQLESTRATPVKHQASNGSGLPPGYFNEDEEDEISPMRLYPVSQCKQFFILFKRAMICTRRDNMLTRLRIVAHVMVGLLVGIVFYDFGSDAARFQSNNACIFTCLLFLFFGNAMPAVQMFPIEAAVFLREHMNNWYSLQSYYIAKVLADIQVQVLCPTCFLIFAYWLTGQPLEFDRIWRVWLICVLVTMLAQSFGIAAGAACGSQIRF, from the exons ATGAACTCTGTGCAGCCGGTTGAAGGTGGTACCTGTCCGATTTTGAGGCTTGATGACGACGGCAAGTTGCTGGATGTTGAGGCCGGCAACCCGTCGACCTCCAGACTTGTCATCGAATTCGCTAATTTGAGCTACGCGGTTGATTGTGGCACAG GTTCTCAGAAGCAGAAGGAAATTCTTTGCTCAGTAACCGGACATTTTCGACCTGGTCGTTTAACCGCCATCATCGGGCCTTCAGGTGCTGGGAAGACTACGCTCTTGAGCATAATTTCTGGCCTAAGAGTCCCTAAACTCAAGGGAACGATTACAATTAATGGCGTCGAGAGAAACAGGGAAGTCTTTCGAAGACAGGTTTGCTACATACCGCAGGATTTTGCACTATTGCCCTTGCTTACGGTACGCGAGACTCTCCAAATCGCTGCTGACCTGAAACTTGGATCTCCTCATACGGACGCCTATAGAAGACGTGCG GTAATCGATATTGCTAGCAAGCTGGGACTTTTACCAAGTTTAGATACAGCTGCAGGTAATCTGAGCGGTGGTGAACGAAAAAGACTGTCCATTGGAGTAGAGTTGATAACTAACCCACCCGTAATGCTGTTAGATGAACCTACGAGCGGATTAGATAGCGCAGCATCAGGCCAG GTGATTGCCCTGCTGCACTCACTTGCCGAGGCAGGTCGGACTGTGGTTTGCACCGTCCACCAGCCTGGCAGTCACATGATATCCTTGTTCGATGACATCGTCGTCTTGTCTCGGGGACAAATAATGTACTGTGGATCGCGATACGACATTCTCGATACCTTTGCAAAGGCTGGTCATGCTTGTCCTCAGCTCTGCAACCTCGCCGAATTCG TACTGGAAGTAGTTTCAACACACAAGGAAAATTTGACAAGATTGCGAGAAGTCAGTAAGGAGAAATATGAGGCAACAAGATTTCAACTGGAATCTACTCGTGCTACTCCAGTCA AACACCAAGCATCGAATGGCTCCGGGCTACCGCCAGGTTATTTTaacgaggatgaggaggatgaAATTTCGCCGATGAGGCTTTATCCAGTGTCCCAGTGCAAGCAATTCTTCATCCTTTTCAAAAGAGCGATGATCTGTACACGAAGAGACAAT ATGTTAACAAGACTCAGAATCGTTGCTCATGTGATGGTCGGACTTCTGGTTGGCATTGTATTCTATGACTTTGGTAGCGACGCTGCCAGATTCCAAAGCAACAACGCTTGCATTTTTACTTGTCtgttgtttttgttcttcGGTAACGCCATGCCAGCTGTACAGATGT TTCCAATCGAAGCTGCAGTATTTCTCCGAGAACACATGAACAACTGGTACTCCTTGCAATCGTACTATATAGCAAAAGTTTTAGCAGATATTCAAGTGCAG GTCCTCTGTCCAACCTGCTTTCTCATCTTTGCCTATTGGCTAACGGGGCAGCCCCTTGAATTCGACCGGATATGGCGTGTCTGGCTCATCTGTGTTCTGGTGACAATGCTCGCCCAGTCTTTTGGCATTGCTGCTGGAGCTGCTTGCGGCTCACAG ATACGCTTTTGA
- the LOC124404304 gene encoding ATP-binding cassette sub-family G member 1-like isoform X1: MNSVQPVEGGTCPILRLDDDGKLLDVEAGNPSTSRLVIEFANLSYAVDCGTGSQKQKEILCSVTGHFRPGRLTAIIGPSGAGKTTLLSIISGLRVPKLKGTITINGVERNREVFRRQVCYIPQDFALLPLLTVRETLQIAADLKLGSPHTDAYRRRAVIDIASKLGLLPSLDTAAGNLSGGERKRLSIGVELITNPPVMLLDEPTSGLDSAASGQVIALLHSLAEAGRTVVCTVHQPGSHMISLFDDIVVLSRGQIMYCGSRYDILDTFAKAGHACPQLCNLAEFVLEVVSTHKENLTRLREVSKEKYEATRFQLESTRATPVKHQASNGSGLPPGYFNEDEEDEISPMRLYPVSQCKQFFILFKRAMICTRRDNMLTRLRIVAHVMVGLLVGIVFYDFGSDAARFQSNNACIFTCLLFLFFGNAMPAVQMFPIEAAVFLREHMNNWYSLQSYYIAKVLADIQVQVLCPTCFLIFAYWLTGQPLEFDRIWRVWLICVLVTMLAQSFGIAAGAACGSQVGVFVVPALNIPMFLFAGFFLRLGEVSAYLRPICSISYFRYAFEGVLQALYGNSRKNLPCSEVFCPIRLPAKILSNLGMPTAPFYVLTLALTLWIFALHISVYAVLRWKLYRATK; the protein is encoded by the exons ATGAACTCTGTGCAGCCGGTTGAAGGTGGTACCTGTCCGATTTTGAGGCTTGATGACGACGGCAAGTTGCTGGATGTTGAGGCCGGCAACCCGTCGACCTCCAGACTTGTCATCGAATTCGCTAATTTGAGCTACGCGGTTGATTGTGGCACAG GTTCTCAGAAGCAGAAGGAAATTCTTTGCTCAGTAACCGGACATTTTCGACCTGGTCGTTTAACCGCCATCATCGGGCCTTCAGGTGCTGGGAAGACTACGCTCTTGAGCATAATTTCTGGCCTAAGAGTCCCTAAACTCAAGGGAACGATTACAATTAATGGCGTCGAGAGAAACAGGGAAGTCTTTCGAAGACAGGTTTGCTACATACCGCAGGATTTTGCACTATTGCCCTTGCTTACGGTACGCGAGACTCTCCAAATCGCTGCTGACCTGAAACTTGGATCTCCTCATACGGACGCCTATAGAAGACGTGCG GTAATCGATATTGCTAGCAAGCTGGGACTTTTACCAAGTTTAGATACAGCTGCAGGTAATCTGAGCGGTGGTGAACGAAAAAGACTGTCCATTGGAGTAGAGTTGATAACTAACCCACCCGTAATGCTGTTAGATGAACCTACGAGCGGATTAGATAGCGCAGCATCAGGCCAG GTGATTGCCCTGCTGCACTCACTTGCCGAGGCAGGTCGGACTGTGGTTTGCACCGTCCACCAGCCTGGCAGTCACATGATATCCTTGTTCGATGACATCGTCGTCTTGTCTCGGGGACAAATAATGTACTGTGGATCGCGATACGACATTCTCGATACCTTTGCAAAGGCTGGTCATGCTTGTCCTCAGCTCTGCAACCTCGCCGAATTCG TACTGGAAGTAGTTTCAACACACAAGGAAAATTTGACAAGATTGCGAGAAGTCAGTAAGGAGAAATATGAGGCAACAAGATTTCAACTGGAATCTACTCGTGCTACTCCAGTCA AACACCAAGCATCGAATGGCTCCGGGCTACCGCCAGGTTATTTTaacgaggatgaggaggatgaAATTTCGCCGATGAGGCTTTATCCAGTGTCCCAGTGCAAGCAATTCTTCATCCTTTTCAAAAGAGCGATGATCTGTACACGAAGAGACAAT ATGTTAACAAGACTCAGAATCGTTGCTCATGTGATGGTCGGACTTCTGGTTGGCATTGTATTCTATGACTTTGGTAGCGACGCTGCCAGATTCCAAAGCAACAACGCTTGCATTTTTACTTGTCtgttgtttttgttcttcGGTAACGCCATGCCAGCTGTACAGATGT TTCCAATCGAAGCTGCAGTATTTCTCCGAGAACACATGAACAACTGGTACTCCTTGCAATCGTACTATATAGCAAAAGTTTTAGCAGATATTCAAGTGCAG GTCCTCTGTCCAACCTGCTTTCTCATCTTTGCCTATTGGCTAACGGGGCAGCCCCTTGAATTCGACCGGATATGGCGTGTCTGGCTCATCTGTGTTCTGGTGACAATGCTCGCCCAGTCTTTTGGCATTGCTGCTGGAGCTGCTTGCGGCTCACAG gTAGGCGTTTTCGTTGTACCAGCGTTGAACATCCCGATGTTTTTGTTTGCTGGATTTTTCCTTAGACTTGGGGAAGTTTCGGCCTATCTTCGCCCCATTTGTAGCATCAGCTACTTCCG ATACGCTTTTGAGGGAGTACTTCAGGCGTTGTACGGGAATTCTCGTAAAAATTTGCCCTGTTCGGAAGTTTTTTGTCCTATTCGTTTACCGGCAAAAATTCTCTCAAATTTGGGTATGCCGACGGCACCATTCTACGTTCTGACTCTGGCTTTGACTCTGTGGATCTTCGCACTGCACATTTCCGTTTATGCAGTACTTCGCTGGAAATTGTATCGTGCcactaaataa